TAAATAGGTGGATTTTATAATCAACTTAACCACCTGTAAACAAAAAACGCCGTGTGAATTTCACATTATTATTGAGATTGCCAAATCAAACCAATAAAGAAATGAATTCACATGATGTATACTTATTTTAACATGACATACCATAAAGTAACAAACTTAAGTTATGAAGAACGTGTTCAAATAGAAACACTTAAAAATTTAGTTATTTCAAATCGTGCAATAGCACGTGAATTAGGACGTGCACCTCAAACTATCAATCACAAAATTCATCGAGGAACAACACGTCAAATTAAACGACAAAAATATCAATATAAAGTCTATGAATATGAAGCAAAAATTTTTTCTTTACCAGGTCAATAACTTTATCGAAAAAAGATAATAATATGGTACTCAACCTTTGTGTGATATGCTCTCAGTTCACCGGACATCTAAAATGAAAAGAGATATGGTGACATATCATTTTATGGTGTGATGGCATGAAATACTATCACACTCTTTTTGTGTTTTAAAAATACAAAAAAGCACTCTCCAACATAACATTGGAAAGTGCTTGTATAAACGATATTAACGTTTTGAGAATTGTGGTGAACGACGTGCAGCTTTAAGACCTGGTTTTTTACGTTCTTTCATACGTGGGTCACGTGTTAAGAGACCAGCGCGTTTTAATGAACCTCTGTACTCAGGATCTGCTTCTAATAATGCACGTGCGATACCGTGACGGATAGCTTGTGCTTGTCCAGTGAAGCCACCACCGTGAACGTTAACTAAAACGTCATAGTTACCTTTAGTTTCTGTAACGTCGAATGGTTGGTTTAAGTCTAAAATTAATGATTCGAATGGTAAGTAGTCACGTACATCTTTACCGTTAACTGTGATATTACCTTCACCTGGTACTAAACGTACACGTGCTACTGAGTGTTTACGACGGCCTGTGCCTTTATATTCAACTTGTGCCAATGTAATTTCCTCCTTCTAATTAACCACGTAACTCGTAGTTTTCTGGTTGTTGTGCAGCGTGTGGATGTTCAGCGCCACCATATACAAATAATTTTTTACCTTGTTTTTCACCTAAACGTGAACTTGGTAACATACCTTTGATTGATTTTTCTAATAAACGCTCTGGGTTAGTTGCTCTTAATTCACCAGCAGTGATTGATTTTAAACCACCTGGGTGATTTGAGTGACGGTAGTAAATTTTGTCAGTTTCTTTTTTA
This region of Staphylococcus sp. IVB6240 genomic DNA includes:
- the rplM gene encoding 50S ribosomal protein L13, encoding MRQTFMANESNIERKWYVIDAEGQTLGRLSSEVASILRGKNKVTYTPHVDTGDYVIIINASKIQFTGKKETDKIYYRHSNHPGGLKSITAGELRATNPERLLEKSIKGMLPSSRLGEKQGKKLFVYGGAEHPHAAQQPENYELRG
- a CDS encoding helix-turn-helix domain-containing protein, which translates into the protein MTYHKVTNLSYEERVQIETLKNLVISNRAIARELGRAPQTINHKIHRGTTRQIKRQKYQYKVYEYEAKIFSLPGQ
- the rpsI gene encoding 30S ribosomal protein S9, yielding MAQVEYKGTGRRKHSVARVRLVPGEGNITVNGKDVRDYLPFESLILDLNQPFDVTETKGNYDVLVNVHGGGFTGQAQAIRHGIARALLEADPEYRGSLKRAGLLTRDPRMKERKKPGLKAARRSPQFSKR